A stretch of Clostridia bacterium DNA encodes these proteins:
- the gap gene encoding type I glyceraldehyde-3-phosphate dehydrogenase → MVKIGINGFGRIGRLVMRAALKNPEVEVVAINDLTDAKTNAHLFKYDSIHGTYAGEVSADGNDIVIDGKKIKVFSERDPKNLGWGEVGAEIVIESTGFFRTKEAAMGHIEAGAKKVIISAPAKNEDITIVMGVNEDKYDKDKHVIISNASCTTNCLAPVAKVLNDSFGIKRGLMTTIHSYTNDQKILDQFHSDLRRARAAGENMIPTTTGAAAAVSLVLPELKGKLNGMAIRVPTPNVSLVDLVLELEKKASVEEINAELKKAAEGPLAGILAYTEEPLVSKDFNGCDSSSTVDALSTMAIDGDMVKVLSWYDNETGYATRCVDLAAYIDSKGL, encoded by the coding sequence ATGGTTAAAATTGGTATTAATGGTTTTGGTAGGATTGGTAGGCTGGTAATGAGAGCGGCTCTTAAGAATCCTGAGGTCGAGGTGGTTGCCATCAACGATTTGACGGATGCAAAAACGAATGCTCATTTATTCAAGTACGATAGTATCCATGGAACATATGCAGGTGAAGTATCCGCGGATGGAAACGATATAGTAATTGATGGAAAGAAAATCAAGGTATTTTCTGAACGTGACCCGAAAAATTTGGGTTGGGGTGAAGTTGGTGCAGAGATTGTCATCGAATCAACTGGTTTCTTCCGTACGAAGGAAGCTGCTATGGGACATATCGAAGCCGGAGCAAAAAAAGTTATTATCTCAGCTCCGGCAAAGAACGAAGACATTACCATTGTTATGGGTGTGAACGAAGATAAGTATGATAAAGATAAGCATGTGATTATTTCTAATGCTTCTTGTACAACCAACTGTCTTGCACCAGTAGCGAAGGTTCTAAACGACAGTTTTGGCATTAAGAGAGGATTGATGACCACCATTCACTCTTATACCAACGACCAAAAGATATTGGATCAATTCCACAGTGATTTGAGACGTGCTAGAGCGGCAGGAGAAAATATGATTCCGACCACTACTGGCGCAGCAGCAGCTGTATCTTTGGTATTGCCTGAGCTAAAAGGAAAATTGAATGGTATGGCCATTCGTGTTCCGACCCCCAATGTCTCTTTGGTAGACTTGGTACTGGAACTAGAGAAGAAAGCTTCTGTAGAAGAAATTAACGCTGAGCTTAAAAAAGCAGCAGAAGGTCCATTGGCTGGGATCCTAGCCTATACCGAAGAGCCTTTAGTTTCTAAAGACTTTAACGGTTGTGATAGTTCATCTACTGTAGATGCCTTGTCCACCATGGCCATCGATGGCGATATGGTCAAAGTATTGTCTTGGTATGATAATGAAACTGGTTATGCGACCCGTTGTGTAGACTTAGCAGCCTACATTGATTCTAAAGGACTTTAA
- the whiA gene encoding DNA-binding protein WhiA yields the protein MSFSSQTKNNLSRIIPKNECCQRTELLALFRSDGVVKKNLSEEYLLEFETENAAVARKIFKLLRALYDIPVEVSVRQKKRLRKNNKYTIRIRGKSYVDLVLRELKLSFQERLEDDYLEDMFNGTCCYRAYLRGSFLGAGSVSNPEGDYHLELTSHNASNAYFILKTMERFDLEARINKRKGRFIVYLKGSEDIVTFLNVIGAYKKLLEFENIRILKDLRNRVNRGVNCETANLNKVVNTGVRQLEAIHAIERTMGIEKLKPTLKEVARLRLEFPSSSLKELGEMLDPPISKSAINHRLRKLEEIADKMQ from the coding sequence ATGTCATTTTCATCACAAACAAAAAACAACCTGTCGCGCATTATTCCGAAGAATGAGTGTTGCCAACGCACGGAATTACTAGCACTTTTTCGCTCCGATGGAGTCGTTAAGAAAAACCTATCTGAAGAATATCTCCTGGAATTTGAAACGGAGAATGCCGCTGTTGCCCGTAAAATATTTAAACTGTTGCGTGCTTTATACGATATACCGGTAGAAGTATCGGTGCGGCAAAAGAAAAGATTACGGAAAAACAATAAATATACGATTCGTATTCGCGGGAAGTCCTATGTGGATTTGGTTCTGAGGGAGCTGAAACTGTCCTTCCAAGAGCGCTTGGAAGACGATTATCTTGAAGATATGTTTAATGGGACCTGCTGTTACCGTGCTTATTTACGTGGGTCTTTTTTAGGAGCTGGGTCAGTCAGCAACCCAGAAGGGGATTACCATCTGGAACTGACTTCACACAATGCCTCAAATGCGTATTTTATCCTAAAGACCATGGAACGTTTTGATTTAGAGGCTAGGATTAATAAACGAAAAGGGAGATTTATCGTTTACCTTAAAGGCAGTGAAGATATTGTAACCTTTCTCAATGTTATTGGGGCCTATAAGAAGTTGCTTGAATTTGAAAATATCCGAATCTTGAAAGACCTGAGAAATAGGGTGAATCGTGGTGTAAATTGTGAGACAGCTAATCTGAACAAGGTAGTCAATACGGGTGTGCGACAGCTAGAAGCGATCCATGCTATCGAGCGTACGATGGGTATTGAAAAACTAAAGCCTACATTAAAAGAGGTAGCTCGGCTACGTTTGGAATTTCCATCCTCTTCTCTCAAAGAATTGGGTGAAATGTTGGACCCCCCCATTAGTAAATCGGCAATTAACCACAGGCTTAGAAAATTGGAGGAAATTGCAGACAAAATGCAGTAA
- the rapZ gene encoding RNase adapter RapZ, whose protein sequence is MVEKKEQTRLVLVTGMSGAGKTQAMRALEDMGYFCIDNYPFSMIEDLFNHVLLKDIDLFPKVAIAADARGKEFLQDIEQSLAHLKKKGLHCSVLYMDADDATLMRRYKETRRKHPLQVDLGVLEAIAEERIILSPIREQADRIVDSSNMKVAEFKTLLYELYGNQESKMTITVASFGFKYGLPLDSDLVFDVRFLPNPYYDPEMRSLTGKDAIVRNYVVNLDETKTFLDILGSMLDFLIPEYVREGKKQLVISIGCTGGQHRSVAIADSVANSLESEGVEIIVKHRELSKYQ, encoded by the coding sequence ATGGTTGAGAAAAAAGAACAAACAAGGCTTGTGCTAGTGACGGGTATGAGTGGTGCTGGGAAGACACAAGCGATGCGTGCCTTAGAGGATATGGGATATTTTTGCATTGACAACTATCCATTTTCCATGATTGAAGATTTGTTTAATCATGTACTGCTCAAGGACATTGATCTATTTCCCAAGGTTGCAATCGCAGCAGATGCAAGAGGAAAAGAGTTTTTGCAAGATATTGAGCAAAGCCTTGCTCATCTAAAGAAAAAAGGGCTACACTGCTCTGTACTTTACATGGATGCAGATGATGCAACCCTGATGAGAAGGTATAAGGAAACGCGCCGGAAGCACCCGCTACAAGTGGACCTAGGTGTTTTAGAAGCCATTGCCGAGGAACGAATAATTCTAAGTCCCATCCGGGAACAAGCGGACCGAATCGTGGACTCCTCTAATATGAAGGTGGCAGAGTTCAAGACGTTGTTGTATGAACTATATGGAAATCAAGAGTCAAAGATGACGATAACAGTGGCCTCTTTTGGCTTTAAATATGGACTGCCCCTAGATTCGGACTTGGTATTTGATGTGCGCTTTTTGCCCAATCCATACTATGACCCCGAGATGCGCTCTTTGACGGGCAAAGATGCCATTGTGCGTAATTACGTTGTCAACCTGGATGAGACGAAGACTTTTTTGGATATTTTGGGCTCGATGCTAGATTTTTTGATACCAGAATATGTACGTGAAGGCAAGAAACAATTGGTTATCTCCATTGGCTGTACCGGTGGCCAGCACCGGAGTGTGGCCATTGCCGATTCTGTTGCGAATAGCTTAGAATCGGAAGGAGTAGAAATAATCGTCAAACATAGAGAATTGAGTAAATATCAATAG
- a CDS encoding phosphatase — translation MQLIADLHTHTLLSGHAFSTIRENAQAGAKAGLSMLANTDHGPAMRGATQAIYYFVNQNILPREIEGVRILRGAEVNILGDAGQIDLPPEVLGHLELVIASLHDVTIDQGDITLNTDRLIAVIESGLIDIIGHPGNPYFPVDAERLVRSCKDNGVAIEVNNSSLAGTVRPGSKKNMIEILNLCREEKALISVGSDAHWMDQVGNLDAAKLLLAECNIPASLVVSSGETCLQNFLEMRNECRRSAIQLMG, via the coding sequence ATGCAACTTATTGCAGATTTACACACACATACGCTTTTATCCGGTCATGCGTTTTCTACGATCCGAGAGAATGCTCAGGCAGGAGCAAAAGCAGGACTAAGCATGCTGGCAAATACGGATCACGGTCCAGCAATGCGAGGGGCGACACAAGCAATTTACTATTTTGTTAACCAAAACATATTACCACGGGAGATTGAGGGGGTCCGTATTTTACGGGGCGCTGAGGTCAACATCCTAGGAGATGCAGGCCAGATAGATTTGCCACCAGAAGTATTGGGGCACCTGGAATTGGTCATTGCCAGTTTACATGATGTAACCATCGACCAAGGCGATATTACATTAAATACAGACCGCTTGATTGCTGTTATTGAAAGTGGTCTGATTGATATTATAGGTCATCCTGGGAACCCTTATTTTCCGGTAGATGCAGAAAGACTAGTCAGGTCCTGTAAGGATAATGGGGTTGCCATTGAGGTAAATAATTCATCTTTAGCAGGTACTGTACGGCCGGGTTCTAAGAAAAACATGATTGAAATACTAAATCTTTGTCGCGAAGAAAAAGCCCTAATTTCTGTGGGCAGTGATGCGCACTGGATGGATCAAGTGGGAAACTTGGATGCAGCTAAGTTGTTGCTTGCCGAATGCAATATTCCGGCCTCACTCGTTGTATCTTCAGGAGAAACCTGTTTGCAGAATTTTCTAGAAATGAGAAATGAATGTAGAAGGTCTGCGATACAGTTGATGGGATAG
- a CDS encoding HAD family phosphatase, producing the protein MKTTIKMVAIDLDGTLLQDDLKISMQDRHAIDRARRRGVKVVIATGRMYSTTVKYARDLDLDTPLICFNGAYITDIENKKKLEHYLISMEYAKRIHQEVTRRGIHANYYLEDDIHVAELTELAARYQERLAVPIHVEQDMQAFFEAHEELTKITIQSKEEEEINSMARWIEKVWPKELYIVRSNAHFLEVSHPGITKATGVKRVAEEFGVQQEEIMCIGDNHNDLSMLEYAGIGVAMGNADSEIKDKSDFVTECNKNNGVGLAIEKFVLED; encoded by the coding sequence ATGAAAACGACAATAAAAATGGTGGCAATTGATTTGGACGGAACTCTTTTACAGGACGATTTGAAGATTAGTATGCAAGATCGCCATGCAATAGACAGAGCAAGAAGAAGAGGGGTCAAGGTAGTCATTGCAACGGGCAGAATGTATTCTACCACAGTGAAATATGCACGGGACTTGGACCTCGACACACCGCTAATTTGTTTTAACGGTGCCTACATAACCGATATTGAGAACAAGAAAAAGTTGGAGCATTACCTGATTTCCATGGAATATGCGAAACGCATTCATCAAGAAGTGACTAGGAGAGGGATCCACGCCAATTACTATCTTGAAGATGATATTCATGTGGCTGAGTTGACGGAACTAGCCGCTCGTTACCAAGAACGGTTGGCGGTTCCTATCCATGTGGAGCAAGATATGCAAGCTTTTTTTGAAGCTCATGAAGAGCTTACGAAGATTACCATTCAGAGTAAAGAGGAAGAAGAGATCAACAGTATGGCAAGATGGATTGAGAAAGTATGGCCCAAGGAATTGTATATTGTGCGCTCAAACGCTCATTTTCTGGAAGTTTCACACCCTGGAATTACCAAGGCGACTGGGGTAAAACGGGTGGCAGAGGAATTTGGCGTGCAACAAGAAGAGATTATGTGTATCGGGGACAACCATAATGACTTATCCATGCTGGAGTATGCAGGAATCGGCGTTGCCATGGGAAATGCAGATAGCGAAATCAAAGATAAATCGGATTTCGTTACAGAATGTAACAAAAATAATGGTGTAGGACTAGCCATAGAGAAATTTGTCTTGGAGGATTGA
- the uvrC gene encoding excinuclease ABC subunit UvrC, which produces MGKNIEKKLHRLPKSPGVYLMRGESNQVIYVGKAKNLKNRVRSYFRDKVDRPKTAIMVSQIRDLEWIVTESETEALVLECNLIKEYRPKYNIRLVDDKHYPYIKVTIGEDFPRVLVVRRRGTDGSRYFGPYTSAGAMHEVLSLIRELFSLRSCGNQKFKNRKRPCLNYQIKRCDAPCMGKISKEEYAKQVKEAILLLEGNTNELIRLLNREMQAAAEGLAFEKAARIRDQIKALKNIGEKQKVIMEKKEDQDVIAIHAGENRAVVQLFFVRNGKVINRETFEMDNTGEQEEAAVMAAFLKQYYLVGKEIPARIVVDVLPEEQESLEQWLKERRGKKVELFWPQRGEAKRLVHMVKENAKLTYLDNMLQKKKKELSEAALSDLGKALSLPSPPHRIECYDISNIQGSNTVASMVVFLDGKAANSEYRRFTIRTVEGPNDFASMQEVLSRRFRGAKEEKPGFEKIPDLIIIDGGKGQLSSARAILKEYGFSSIPTFGLAKREELLFREGESEPIRLERDSEALYLVQRVRDEAHRFAITFHREKRDKRTVTSILDSVPGIGPKRKKQLLNTFGSAKGVRRASAQEIADTLHISLKKAEEVKEYLG; this is translated from the coding sequence ATTGGAAAGAACATAGAGAAGAAACTCCATAGACTGCCCAAATCACCAGGAGTCTACCTGATGCGAGGCGAATCCAACCAAGTTATTTATGTGGGTAAAGCGAAGAACTTAAAGAACCGGGTTAGAAGCTATTTTAGGGATAAGGTTGATCGCCCTAAGACGGCGATTATGGTCTCGCAAATCCGTGATTTGGAATGGATTGTGACGGAAAGCGAGACGGAAGCTCTGGTTTTGGAGTGTAATCTGATTAAGGAGTATCGTCCAAAATACAATATTCGATTGGTGGACGACAAGCATTATCCCTATATCAAAGTAACCATTGGTGAAGACTTTCCAAGAGTCTTGGTGGTTCGGCGCCGGGGCACGGATGGATCGCGGTACTTTGGTCCCTATACTAGTGCGGGTGCTATGCATGAGGTTCTAAGCCTTATCCGTGAGTTGTTTTCACTTCGCTCTTGTGGCAATCAGAAGTTTAAGAATCGCAAGAGACCGTGTCTCAATTATCAGATTAAACGGTGTGATGCGCCTTGCATGGGTAAAATTTCTAAGGAAGAGTATGCAAAGCAAGTTAAGGAAGCCATCTTACTTTTAGAGGGCAATACCAATGAACTTATTCGCCTTTTGAACCGGGAAATGCAAGCAGCTGCAGAGGGTTTGGCCTTTGAAAAGGCAGCTCGGATTCGCGATCAAATCAAGGCTTTGAAGAACATTGGCGAAAAACAGAAGGTTATTATGGAAAAAAAGGAAGACCAAGACGTGATTGCCATACATGCTGGTGAAAACCGGGCTGTGGTCCAACTCTTTTTCGTAAGAAATGGCAAGGTTATCAATCGGGAAACCTTCGAAATGGACAATACTGGTGAACAGGAGGAGGCTGCTGTTATGGCCGCTTTTCTAAAACAGTATTATTTGGTTGGTAAAGAAATTCCCGCGCGTATAGTAGTGGATGTTTTGCCAGAGGAACAAGAATCATTGGAGCAATGGCTGAAAGAGAGGCGAGGCAAGAAGGTAGAACTTTTTTGGCCTCAGCGTGGTGAAGCCAAACGATTGGTGCATATGGTCAAGGAAAATGCCAAGTTAACCTATCTTGATAATATGCTTCAGAAAAAGAAGAAGGAATTGAGCGAGGCTGCCCTGTCTGATTTAGGAAAGGCTTTGTCACTTCCATCTCCGCCGCACCGGATTGAATGCTATGATATTTCCAATATTCAGGGAAGTAATACAGTGGCTTCCATGGTGGTATTTCTAGATGGGAAAGCAGCGAATAGTGAGTATAGGCGTTTTACCATCCGCACGGTAGAGGGGCCAAATGACTTTGCATCGATGCAGGAAGTTTTAAGTAGACGCTTTCGCGGTGCCAAGGAAGAAAAGCCTGGCTTTGAGAAGATACCAGACCTAATCATCATTGATGGAGGTAAAGGCCAACTGTCTTCAGCTAGAGCGATTCTGAAAGAATATGGTTTTTCGTCTATTCCAACCTTTGGCTTGGCTAAAAGGGAAGAGCTCTTATTTCGAGAAGGTGAAAGTGAGCCCATCCGCTTGGAACGGGATTCAGAAGCCCTCTACTTGGTGCAACGTGTCCGAGACGAAGCACATAGATTTGCCATCACCTTTCACCGGGAAAAAAGGGACAAGAGAACAGTAACTTCGATTTTGGACTCGGTGCCTGGCATTGGGCCAAAAAGGAAGAAACAACTCTTGAATACCTTTGGTTCAGCAAAAGGTGTACGCCGGGCTAGTGCACAGGAAATTGCCGATACGCTACATATTAGTTTGAAAAAAGCAGAGGAAGTAAAGGAATATTTGGGATGA
- the uvrA gene encoding excinuclease ABC subunit UvrA, whose product MQKNIVIKGARAHNLKNIDVEIPREKLVVITGLSGSGKSSLAFDTIYAEGQRRYVESLSSYARQFLGQMDKPDVDYIEGLSPAISIDQKTTSRNPRSTVGTVTEIYDYMRLLYARIGVVHCPKCGKPISSQSAQQMVEKILSLPEGSKIQVLAPVIKGRKGEHIKVFENIKREGYIRVRVDGEMRLLEEEITLEKNKKHTIEIIVDRLIVRDGITSRLADSVETALAIGEGTIIVDTDSGDLLMSEKFACPDCDISVSEIAPRSFSFNSPYGACPTCHGIGYKMEVSEELVVPNPELSIAEGAVLPFAGEHSNYYPAMLKAVVNHYGVTVDTPFKDIPLEVKKKIFHGTGREKIHVEYINSKYGKKQDWDTRFEGVFNNLKRRHQETSSELSRKWTESFMSFHACPDCKGSRLKDEVLGVLVGEKNIAQVSDLSIVEAIKFFKELELNERDQMIAVQILKEIRERLLFLDNVGLSYLTLSRTAGTLSGGEAQRIRLATQIGSSLVGVLYILDEPSIGLHQKDNARLIATLKRLRDLGNTLIVVEHDEETMLEADWLIDIGPGAGEHGGEVVAYGTPEQVADNKESLTGDYLSGRKTVNIPTSRRIGNRKFLKIVGASENNLQNIDVSIPLGVFNCVTGVSGSGKSSLVNEILFKSLKKSLLGSRVIPGKHERIEGLEYIDKVVNIDQSPIGRTPRSNPATYTGTFDIIRETFARTKESKIRGYKPGRFSFNVKGGRCEACKGDGIIKIEMHFLPDVYVPCEVCGGKRYNRETLEVKYKGKTIADVLDMTVEEAYAFFENIPRIERKLKTLIDVGLSYIRLGQPATTLSGGEAQRVKLATELSKKSTGKTLYILDEPTTGLHIDDIRKLLEVLSRLADAGNTILVIEHNLDVIKTADYIIDLGPDGGTGGGQVVALGAPEEVAQVPESYTGQYLKKVFEVNWIGYWKEHREETP is encoded by the coding sequence ATGCAAAAAAATATCGTGATCAAGGGCGCAAGAGCCCATAACTTAAAAAATATAGACGTTGAAATTCCAAGAGAAAAATTGGTGGTCATCACCGGCTTGTCGGGGTCAGGTAAATCTTCCTTGGCTTTTGATACCATCTATGCTGAAGGGCAACGCCGCTATGTTGAATCGCTCTCTTCTTACGCGAGACAGTTTTTGGGACAGATGGATAAACCGGATGTAGATTATATCGAAGGCTTGTCGCCAGCTATTTCCATAGATCAGAAAACCACTAGCCGGAACCCCCGTTCTACGGTGGGAACGGTGACGGAGATTTATGACTATATGAGGCTGCTGTATGCTCGCATTGGCGTAGTGCATTGTCCCAAATGTGGTAAGCCAATTTCAAGCCAGTCTGCTCAGCAGATGGTAGAGAAGATCTTGTCATTACCTGAGGGATCAAAAATCCAGGTCTTAGCCCCTGTTATTAAAGGAAGAAAAGGGGAACATATCAAGGTATTTGAAAATATTAAGCGGGAAGGCTATATTCGGGTACGAGTAGACGGAGAAATGCGTCTCTTAGAAGAAGAAATAACACTGGAAAAAAACAAGAAACATACCATCGAGATTATCGTTGACCGATTGATTGTGCGAGATGGCATCACCTCACGTCTTGCTGATTCGGTGGAAACCGCGCTAGCCATTGGAGAAGGAACCATTATTGTTGATACTGATAGCGGAGACCTCTTGATGAGCGAGAAGTTTGCTTGTCCGGATTGTGATATTTCAGTATCTGAGATAGCACCAAGGTCCTTTTCGTTTAATAGTCCCTATGGTGCTTGCCCAACTTGCCATGGTATTGGTTATAAGATGGAAGTGTCAGAGGAACTGGTGGTGCCCAATCCAGAATTGAGTATTGCAGAAGGTGCGGTACTTCCTTTTGCAGGGGAGCATTCCAACTATTACCCAGCAATGTTGAAAGCGGTGGTGAACCATTATGGGGTTACCGTTGACACTCCATTTAAAGATATACCACTCGAAGTTAAGAAGAAAATTTTTCATGGTACTGGTCGTGAAAAAATTCATGTTGAATACATCAATTCTAAGTATGGTAAGAAACAAGACTGGGATACTCGATTTGAGGGTGTCTTCAATAATTTGAAGCGACGTCACCAGGAAACAAGCTCAGAACTTTCTAGAAAGTGGACCGAAAGTTTCATGTCCTTTCATGCTTGCCCAGATTGCAAAGGTAGCAGGCTGAAAGATGAGGTCCTAGGTGTATTGGTGGGTGAAAAAAATATTGCTCAAGTGAGTGATTTGTCCATTGTGGAAGCCATCAAATTTTTCAAGGAGCTTGAGCTCAATGAGCGTGATCAGATGATTGCGGTTCAGATCTTGAAGGAAATAAGGGAGAGACTGCTATTTTTGGATAATGTTGGCTTGTCCTATCTAACCTTATCTCGAACGGCAGGTACCTTGTCTGGAGGAGAAGCCCAACGCATACGATTGGCTACCCAGATTGGTTCGAGTCTAGTGGGCGTATTGTACATTTTGGATGAACCTAGTATCGGCTTGCATCAGAAAGACAATGCCAGATTGATTGCGACCTTGAAGAGACTAAGAGATTTAGGAAATACTCTAATTGTTGTGGAACACGATGAAGAAACTATGCTTGAAGCTGACTGGCTGATTGATATTGGACCTGGAGCGGGTGAACATGGGGGGGAAGTAGTAGCCTATGGAACCCCAGAACAGGTAGCCGACAATAAGGAGTCCTTGACAGGAGATTATTTATCCGGGAGAAAGACCGTGAATATTCCTACTAGTCGACGCATAGGGAATCGCAAGTTTTTAAAAATTGTGGGGGCTTCTGAGAATAATCTACAAAACATAGATGTCTCCATACCACTAGGCGTATTCAATTGTGTGACCGGGGTATCCGGGTCAGGTAAGTCCAGCCTGGTTAATGAGATACTATTCAAGAGCCTAAAAAAATCGCTACTTGGTAGTCGAGTTATCCCAGGGAAACACGAACGGATTGAGGGATTAGAATATATCGACAAGGTGGTCAATATTGACCAAAGTCCCATCGGGCGTACACCGCGTTCCAACCCAGCAACCTATACAGGAACCTTTGATATTATTCGTGAAACGTTTGCAAGAACCAAAGAAAGTAAAATTAGGGGATATAAACCGGGCCGCTTCAGCTTTAATGTTAAGGGTGGGCGTTGCGAAGCTTGTAAGGGAGATGGCATCATTAAGATAGAAATGCACTTTCTACCAGATGTCTATGTTCCTTGCGAGGTCTGTGGTGGCAAGCGCTATAATCGGGAAACATTAGAAGTAAAGTATAAGGGGAAAACCATTGCAGACGTCTTGGATATGACAGTAGAAGAGGCGTACGCGTTTTTCGAGAATATTCCTAGAATTGAGAGAAAATTGAAGACCCTGATAGATGTGGGACTAAGTTATATTCGCTTGGGGCAACCGGCGACTACTCTTTCCGGTGGAGAAGCTCAACGCGTTAAACTGGCAACTGAACTTTCCAAGAAAAGTACTGGCAAAACGCTCTATATTCTGGATGAACCCACCACTGGGCTACACATAGATGATATCCGTAAGTTACTTGAGGTTTTAAGCCGATTGGCAGATGCCGGAAACACGATATTGGTAATAGAACACAACTTAGATGTCATAAAGACAGCCGACTATATTATTGACCTAGGTCCTGATGGGGGAACCGGAGGAGGGCAGGTAGTTGCCTTGGGAGCACCCGAAGAGGTGGCTCAAGTACCGGAATCTTACACAGGCCAGTATTTAAAGAAAGTTTTCGAGGTGAACTGGATTGGCTATTGGAAAGAACATAGAGAAGAAACTCCATAG
- a CDS encoding RecQ family ATP-dependent DNA helicase, producing MDTITNLLQETFNHSSFKPQQQAIVETILDGQDLLAVLPTGGGKSLCYQLPALLLPGLTLVVSPLVSLMKDQVDDLKQRNIAAEWINSTLTPKQLREKLAAIAGGGCKLLYVAPERFKSDDFVFLINNLGVSLIAVDEAHCISSWGHDFRPSYKKLGKFLEQLNNRPPIAAFTATATPQVKEDIEHLLHLQKPTVFQSTFDRPNLYFQVEKPMDKKRWLLDHLPELKGSSIIYCATRKDVETLTNLLQKAGVNPLCYHAGLAKKLRNQAQDEFQQRDDALLIATNAFGMGIDKENVRCIIHYQMPADLESYYQEVGRAGRDGKASRCILLFGPGDVSLQRQMIFGRPSYYGGNRVNRLVKLDAMLQYVFSKTCLRQNILSYFQESTTPCGYCQRCSKETHLRDATREAQILLSTLHYIEGIAPAGLIPAIVRGSKKKDIREKKLDQLSTYGLLKDFSERDLQLIMLDLLAQGYLKKTNIKFATTFITPLGVELLKGNQIFQTMVGGE from the coding sequence ATGGATACGATAACAAATTTACTGCAAGAAACTTTTAATCATTCTTCATTCAAACCACAGCAACAAGCCATCGTGGAAACCATCTTGGATGGGCAGGATTTATTGGCTGTTTTACCTACTGGCGGTGGAAAATCTTTGTGCTACCAGCTGCCCGCGCTTTTGTTGCCGGGACTAACACTAGTCGTCTCTCCGTTAGTTTCTCTAATGAAAGACCAAGTGGACGATCTGAAGCAACGAAATATTGCAGCAGAATGGATTAATAGTACTCTTACACCAAAGCAGCTAAGAGAAAAGCTTGCCGCAATTGCAGGCGGGGGGTGCAAGCTACTTTATGTTGCCCCGGAACGCTTTAAGTCTGATGATTTTGTTTTTTTGATCAACAATTTAGGTGTTTCCCTAATTGCTGTCGACGAAGCACACTGCATCTCATCTTGGGGACATGACTTCCGCCCAAGCTATAAAAAGCTGGGTAAATTTTTAGAGCAGCTTAATAACAGACCACCCATTGCCGCCTTCACGGCTACGGCCACGCCCCAGGTTAAGGAGGACATTGAACATCTTCTCCACTTACAAAAGCCAACCGTTTTCCAATCTACCTTTGACCGGCCCAACCTCTACTTCCAAGTTGAAAAGCCAATGGATAAGAAGCGTTGGCTTCTAGACCATCTGCCGGAACTAAAAGGTAGCTCGATAATATATTGCGCGACTAGAAAAGACGTGGAAACCTTGACAAACTTGCTTCAAAAAGCTGGCGTAAACCCACTTTGCTATCATGCTGGACTAGCAAAAAAGCTCAGGAATCAGGCACAAGATGAATTTCAGCAGCGTGATGATGCCCTGCTCATAGCCACCAATGCTTTTGGCATGGGAATAGATAAAGAGAATGTTCGATGCATCATCCACTACCAAATGCCCGCTGACCTTGAGTCCTATTACCAAGAAGTTGGAAGAGCCGGGCGGGATGGCAAAGCATCACGTTGTATTTTGCTATTCGGGCCTGGCGATGTATCCCTACAACGCCAAATGATTTTCGGACGACCTAGTTATTATGGAGGTAACCGGGTGAATCGTTTAGTAAAACTGGACGCGATGCTGCAGTATGTCTTCAGCAAGACTTGCCTTAGACAAAACATACTATCCTACTTCCAAGAATCCACAACACCTTGTGGTTACTGCCAGCGTTGCTCTAAAGAGACTCACCTCCGGGATGCGACACGTGAAGCTCAGATTCTTTTGTCTACCCTGCACTATATCGAAGGTATTGCTCCTGCTGGATTGATTCCAGCCATAGTACGAGGATCTAAGAAAAAAGATATCCGAGAAAAAAAGTTGGACCAGCTTTCAACCTATGGACTCCTAAAAGATTTTTCGGAACGTGATTTGCAACTCATCATGCTCGACCTGCTAGCCCAAGGCTATCTTAAAAAGACCAACATTAAATTTGCAACCACCTTTATCACCCCCCTGGGGGTGGAACTGCTAAAAGGCAATCAAATATTTCAAACTATGGTAGGAGGAGAATAA